A region of Streptomyces deccanensis DNA encodes the following proteins:
- a CDS encoding alpha/beta fold hydrolase — MDDDVLVGRERIVPVDGIELWAEEFGGPEHPVVLLVMGAQAQGVQWNDGIVRRLVEGGRRVIRYDHRDTGRSSVVDFAVRPYTVADLASDALAVLDAFGVRRAHLVGASLGGIIAQRIAVTDPERVLTLTSLSSQPLGTDMAAAVARAMAGEPPAPGELPPPSAELLAALAVSLPDPEADLEAHLALRLPLWRVLHGPVLPFDEEEYRAMERRVFARARDLAAGFNHTLAGAAGGDDTAALASVTAPTLVLHGTEDPMFPPAHAEATAAAVPGARLVMIEGLGHTLPSALDARLAEEILRHTA; from the coding sequence ATGGACGACGACGTCCTGGTCGGCCGCGAGCGGATCGTCCCCGTGGACGGCATCGAGCTGTGGGCCGAGGAGTTCGGCGGGCCGGAGCATCCGGTCGTGCTGCTGGTGATGGGTGCGCAGGCGCAGGGCGTGCAGTGGAACGACGGGATCGTGCGGCGGCTGGTCGAGGGCGGGCGGCGGGTGATCCGGTACGACCACCGGGACACCGGGCGGTCCTCCGTCGTCGACTTCGCCGTGCGGCCGTACACCGTCGCCGACCTGGCCTCGGACGCGCTCGCCGTGCTGGACGCGTTCGGGGTGCGGCGGGCGCATCTCGTGGGGGCCTCGCTGGGCGGGATCATCGCGCAGCGGATCGCCGTCACCGATCCGGAGCGGGTGCTGACCCTGACGAGCCTGTCGTCCCAGCCGCTCGGTACGGACATGGCGGCGGCGGTGGCCCGGGCCATGGCGGGGGAGCCCCCTGCGCCGGGTGAACTGCCGCCGCCCAGCGCCGAGTTGCTGGCGGCCCTCGCCGTCTCCCTCCCCGATCCGGAGGCGGACCTCGAAGCGCACCTCGCCCTGCGGCTGCCGCTGTGGCGGGTGCTGCACGGCCCGGTGCTGCCGTTCGACGAGGAGGAGTACCGGGCCATGGAGCGGCGGGTGTTCGCGCGGGCGCGTGATCTGGCGGCGGGGTTCAACCACACGCTCGCCGGGGCGGCCGGCGGGGACGACACGGCGGCCCTGGCCTCCGTCACCGCGCCGACGCTCGTGCTGCACGGCACCGAGGACCCGATGTTCCCGCCGGCGCACGCGGAGGCGACCGCAGCCGCCGTACCGGGGGCCAGGCTGGTCATGATCGAGGGGCTCGGGCACACCCTGCCGTCCGCCCTGGACGCCCGCCTGGCCGAGGAGATCCTGCGCCACACGGCCTGA
- a CDS encoding TetR/AcrR family transcriptional regulator, whose product MAGVKGQVQQRGVERRRAMVDAAITLFSRQGVRGTGVAAIAERAGVTPSALIHHFGSKDGLVQAVLEEADRRALARLSATPTSEPTLAEAFDWFVRDAAHTAAAERELTALHTTLTAENLTPGTALHTWFRDRGRALRAHLTALFTRAASDGSARPDVNPATLATEVAAFLEGAHLLWLLDPDEVDLPAVHRGYFEGLASRLRP is encoded by the coding sequence ATGGCCGGAGTCAAGGGGCAGGTGCAGCAGCGGGGCGTGGAGCGACGCCGCGCGATGGTGGACGCGGCGATCACGCTCTTCTCCCGGCAGGGCGTACGAGGCACGGGCGTCGCCGCGATCGCCGAGCGGGCCGGTGTCACCCCGTCCGCCCTCATCCACCACTTCGGCAGCAAGGACGGCCTGGTCCAGGCGGTCCTGGAGGAGGCCGACCGCCGCGCCCTGGCCCGTCTGTCGGCCACCCCGACCTCGGAGCCGACCCTCGCCGAGGCCTTCGACTGGTTCGTACGGGACGCGGCGCACACGGCAGCCGCCGAACGCGAACTGACCGCCCTGCACACCACCTTGACGGCGGAGAACCTGACCCCCGGCACCGCCCTGCACACCTGGTTCCGCGACCGTGGCCGAGCCCTCCGCGCCCACCTCACGGCCCTCTTCACCCGCGCGGCATCGGACGGCTCGGCCCGCCCGGACGTGAACCCGGCGACCCTGGCCACCGAGGTGGCCGCCTTCCTGGAGGGCGCCCACCTCCTCTGGCTCCTGGACCCCGACGAGGTGGACCTACCGGCCGTACACCGCGGCTATTTCGAGGGGTTGGCGTCCCGCCTGCGCCCCTGA
- a CDS encoding thiamine pyrophosphate-binding protein, whose product MTHDHDLVLRPTAAQTEAALNPPPGRNGGDLVVETLAGLGATTVFGLPGQHALGVFDAVRRSDLRYIGLRVENNAGFAADAYGRITGEAAPLLLSTGPGALTSLAALQEAASASAPVLAISSQIPTAGLGGGRHGYLHELPDQAASFRGVVKSVHTVRTQSQIPSAIEAAWKSALSAPHGPVWVEIPQDVLLAETSIPVVTGGDAFPEELPPRPELTALAAHLLSSASRPAIIAGGGVVRADASGKLRQLAERLSAPVVTTYGGKGAFPWTHPLSLQSWVEDRHTTDFLEDADVLLVVGSGLGELSSNYHTFRPRGRVIQIEADLGKLESNHPALGIHADARLALQALLETIEGTREDATAPERVRDVLARVRERIEGQELTLEQSLLTSVRRALPPRAPSFWDMTILSYWAWSAFDPKHPNTMHSAQGSGGLGYAFPAALGAAAADPTQPVLAVSGDGGALYSIAELATARQYDLNVTWLIVDDGGYGILREYMTDAFGETTGTELTRPDYVALAESFGVPATPTTPETLATDLTKSLATPGPSVVVLPAVLRMFAPTHL is encoded by the coding sequence GTGACCCACGACCACGACCTGGTACTCCGCCCGACGGCCGCCCAGACGGAGGCCGCGCTGAACCCTCCCCCCGGCCGCAACGGCGGAGACCTGGTCGTGGAGACGCTGGCCGGGCTCGGCGCGACGACGGTCTTCGGGCTCCCCGGGCAGCACGCGCTCGGCGTGTTCGACGCAGTGCGGCGGTCGGATCTGCGCTACATCGGCCTGCGGGTGGAGAACAACGCCGGCTTCGCGGCGGACGCGTACGGCCGGATCACCGGCGAGGCGGCGCCGCTGCTGCTGTCCACCGGGCCCGGCGCGCTGACGTCGCTGGCCGCGCTCCAGGAGGCCGCGTCCGCCTCCGCCCCCGTCCTCGCCATCAGCAGCCAGATCCCGACGGCGGGCCTGGGCGGCGGCCGGCACGGCTACCTCCATGAACTCCCGGACCAGGCGGCCTCGTTCCGGGGTGTGGTGAAGTCTGTCCACACCGTCCGTACGCAGTCCCAGATCCCGTCCGCGATCGAGGCGGCCTGGAAGTCGGCGCTGTCCGCCCCGCACGGCCCGGTGTGGGTGGAGATCCCGCAGGACGTGCTGCTCGCCGAGACGTCGATCCCGGTGGTGACGGGCGGCGACGCCTTCCCCGAGGAGTTGCCGCCGCGTCCCGAACTGACCGCTCTGGCCGCCCACTTGCTGTCGTCCGCCTCCCGCCCGGCGATCATCGCGGGGGGCGGGGTCGTCCGGGCGGACGCCTCCGGCAAGCTGCGGCAGCTCGCCGAGCGGCTGTCGGCGCCGGTCGTGACGACGTACGGGGGGAAGGGCGCCTTCCCGTGGACGCATCCGCTGTCGCTCCAGTCCTGGGTGGAGGACCGGCACACGACGGACTTCCTGGAGGACGCGGACGTGTTGTTGGTGGTCGGTTCGGGACTGGGTGAACTGTCCTCGAACTACCACACGTTCAGGCCCCGGGGCCGGGTGATCCAGATCGAGGCGGACCTCGGGAAGCTGGAGTCCAACCACCCGGCGCTGGGCATCCACGCGGACGCGCGCCTCGCGCTCCAGGCCCTGCTGGAGACGATCGAGGGCACCCGGGAGGACGCGACGGCGCCGGAGCGGGTGCGGGACGTGCTCGCGCGGGTGCGGGAACGCATCGAGGGACAGGAACTGACCCTCGAACAGAGCCTGTTGACGTCCGTCCGGCGGGCCCTGCCGCCCCGCGCCCCCTCCTTCTGGGACATGACGATCCTGTCCTACTGGGCCTGGTCGGCGTTCGACCCCAAGCACCCCAACACCATGCACTCCGCGCAGGGCTCCGGCGGCCTCGGTTACGCGTTCCCGGCGGCCCTCGGCGCGGCGGCGGCCGACCCGACCCAGCCGGTGCTGGCCGTCTCCGGCGACGGCGGCGCGCTCTACTCGATCGCGGAGCTGGCCACGGCCCGGCAGTACGACCTGAACGTCACCTGGCTGATCGTCGACGACGGCGGGTACGGCATCCTGCGCGAGTACATGACCGACGCGTTCGGCGAGACCACCGGCACGGAACTGACCCGGCCGGACTACGTGGCCCTGGCCGAGTCCTTCGGCGTCCCGGCCACCCCCACGACCCCCGAAACCCTCGCCACCGACCTCACCAAGTCCCTTGCCACGCCGGGTCCTTCGGTGGTCGTCCTGCCAGCGGTGTTGCGGATGTTCGCGCCGACGCACCTCTGA
- the speB gene encoding agmatinase, producing MSGNETPRGPVDQPRGPVDSSRIPRYAGPATYARLPRLDEVGRADVAVVGVPFDSGVSYRPGARFGGNAIREASRLLRPYNPAQDASPFALAQVADAGDIAANPFNINEAVETVEAAADELLGTGARLMTLGGDHTIALPLLRSVAKKHGPVALLHFDAHLDTWDTYFGAEYTHGTPFRRAVEEGILDTSALSHVGTRGPLYGKQDLTDDEKMGFGIVTSADVMRRGVDEIADQLRQRIGDRPLYISIDIDCLDPAHAPGTGTPEAGGMTSRELLEILRGLASCHLVSADVVEVAPAYDHAEITAVAASHTAYELTTIMSRQIAEARKENEGQ from the coding sequence ATGAGCGGCAACGAGACGCCCCGCGGCCCCGTCGACCAGCCCCGCGGCCCCGTCGACTCCTCCCGGATCCCGCGCTACGCCGGGCCCGCGACCTACGCCCGGCTGCCGCGCCTCGACGAGGTGGGGCGGGCGGACGTCGCGGTCGTGGGGGTCCCGTTCGACTCGGGCGTCTCGTACCGGCCGGGCGCCCGCTTCGGCGGCAACGCGATCCGCGAGGCGTCCCGGCTGCTGCGCCCCTACAACCCGGCCCAGGACGCCTCCCCGTTCGCCCTCGCCCAGGTCGCGGACGCCGGTGACATCGCCGCCAACCCGTTCAACATCAACGAGGCGGTGGAGACGGTCGAGGCGGCGGCGGACGAGCTGCTCGGCACCGGGGCCCGACTGATGACCCTCGGCGGCGACCACACCATCGCGCTCCCGCTGCTGCGGTCGGTCGCCAAGAAGCACGGCCCGGTGGCGCTGCTCCACTTCGACGCGCACCTCGACACCTGGGACACGTACTTCGGCGCCGAGTACACGCACGGCACCCCGTTCCGGCGGGCGGTCGAGGAGGGGATCCTGGACACCTCCGCGCTCTCCCACGTGGGCACGCGCGGGCCGCTGTACGGCAAGCAGGACCTCACCGACGACGAGAAGATGGGCTTCGGGATCGTCACGTCCGCGGACGTGATGCGGCGCGGGGTGGACGAGATCGCCGACCAGCTGCGCCAGCGGATCGGTGACCGGCCCCTCTACATCTCCATCGACATCGACTGCCTCGACCCCGCCCACGCGCCCGGCACCGGGACCCCCGAGGCCGGCGGCATGACCTCCCGCGAACTGCTGGAGATCCTGCGCGGCCTCGCCTCCTGCCACCTGGTCTCCGCCGACGTCGTCGAGGTGGCGCCCGCGTACGATCACGCCGAGATCACCGCGGTGGCCGCCTCGCACACGGCGTACGAACTCACCACGATCATGTCCCGGCAGATCGCCGAGGCGCGTAAGGAGAACGAGGGCCAGTGA
- a CDS encoding PucR family transcriptional regulator: MVSDSTVPPAPAVPPTPPVPLSALLAHADLGLRQIAGPVDAGTEIHSAHASEMPDPYPYLLGGELLLTAGVHIPETAGSDTGSHDYVDDHFDDDYFDGYVSRIVAAGGAALGFGVAPVHDRVPRALIAACDAHGLPLIEVPPGTTFSGVARAVWQLMARARHAELRRVTEAQQGLAAAASRPDPVHAVLRQLAQRVSGRAVLYGPDGAELASAGREYGEAIHQGLAALTTVVRPTPARGAGNCATSPHDPAPADAPKPPTPSPRTPPPTSATDTVDGTHLTAYALTSQGNGFALGVATPHRTPGDHTIASVAAVLLSLLTGERQSGTGTARTSALVRLLLGAEVREVAPLLGTGTGTGTHWHVVHAVPAEGAPRPEALAAAALGAALGSALVDVHDGVVRVLVPADREIPEQPGWTCGVSAPAEPHAWPAADVQAARALARARATRSALVRHGARTTLAHLVPAEDATAHAEALLAPITAAPGAAALTETLRTWLSLHGSWDRTAVALTVHRNTVRQRIARCATLLDTDLDDPDVRMELWFALRRT; the protein is encoded by the coding sequence ATGGTGTCGGACTCGACGGTACCCCCCGCGCCCGCCGTCCCGCCCACCCCACCCGTGCCCCTCTCGGCGCTGCTGGCCCACGCCGACCTGGGTCTGCGGCAGATCGCCGGCCCGGTGGACGCGGGGACGGAGATCCACTCGGCGCACGCCTCGGAGATGCCGGACCCGTACCCGTATCTGCTCGGCGGCGAGCTGTTGCTGACGGCCGGCGTCCACATCCCGGAGACGGCCGGCTCGGACACCGGGTCCCACGACTACGTCGACGACCACTTCGACGACGACTACTTCGACGGCTACGTCTCGCGCATCGTCGCGGCGGGCGGCGCGGCCCTCGGCTTCGGCGTCGCCCCCGTCCACGACCGCGTCCCGAGGGCCCTGATCGCCGCATGCGACGCCCACGGCCTGCCCCTGATCGAGGTCCCGCCCGGCACCACGTTCTCCGGCGTCGCCCGCGCGGTCTGGCAGCTGATGGCCAGGGCCAGACACGCGGAACTCCGCCGCGTGACGGAGGCCCAGCAGGGCCTGGCGGCGGCCGCGTCCCGCCCGGACCCGGTCCACGCGGTCCTGCGGCAGCTGGCCCAGCGGGTGAGCGGCCGGGCTGTGCTCTACGGCCCGGACGGGGCGGAGCTGGCGTCGGCGGGACGCGAGTACGGCGAAGCGATCCACCAAGGCCTGGCGGCACTGACAACCGTGGTCCGCCCCACCCCCGCCAGGGGCGCGGGGAACTGCGCGACCAGCCCCCACGACCCCGCACCCGCCGACGCACCCAAGCCCCCCACCCCCTCCCCGCGCACCCCACCCCCCACCTCCGCCACCGACACAGTCGACGGCACCCACCTCACCGCCTACGCCCTCACCTCCCAAGGCAACGGCTTCGCCCTCGGCGTGGCCACCCCCCACCGCACCCCCGGCGACCACACCATCGCCTCGGTCGCCGCCGTCCTGCTCTCCCTCCTCACCGGCGAACGCCAGAGCGGCACCGGCACGGCCCGCACCTCGGCGCTGGTACGGCTCCTGCTCGGCGCCGAGGTGCGGGAGGTCGCCCCCCTCCTGGGCACGGGAACGGGCACGGGCACCCACTGGCACGTCGTCCACGCCGTCCCGGCCGAGGGCGCCCCCCGGCCGGAGGCCCTCGCCGCGGCCGCCCTGGGCGCGGCCCTGGGCTCCGCGCTCGTCGACGTCCACGACGGCGTCGTCCGCGTCCTCGTCCCCGCCGACCGCGAGATCCCCGAGCAGCCCGGCTGGACGTGCGGCGTGAGCGCCCCCGCCGAGCCGCACGCGTGGCCCGCCGCCGACGTACAGGCCGCCCGTGCGCTGGCCCGCGCCAGGGCCACCCGGTCGGCGCTGGTCCGGCACGGGGCCCGTACGACGCTGGCGCACCTCGTGCCGGCGGAGGACGCGACCGCCCACGCCGAGGCCCTGCTGGCCCCGATCACGGCCGCCCCCGGTGCCGCCGCACTCACCGAGACCCTGCGCACCTGGCTCTCCCTGCACGGCAGTTGGGACCGTACGGCCGTCGCCCTCACCGTCCACCGCAACACGGTCCGCCAACGCATCGCCCGCTGCGCCACGTTGCTGGACACCGACCTCGACGACCCGGACGTCCGCATGGAGTTGTGGTTCGCGCTACGGAGGACCTGA
- a CDS encoding SDR family NAD(P)-dependent oxidoreductase, with protein MRAVDYRGQTTLITGASAGIGAEFARRLAERGSHVVLVARRRDRLERLAAELTAAHGIQATVIPLDLSLPAAGQTLAEEVAQRGLTVTSLVNNAGFGTFGPFHTEDPRRLREEIHVDIANVVDITRAFIEPLRTAGTGVLINVASMAAYFPVPNMAVYAAAKAFVLNFTEALWQESLGTGLRVLALSPGATSTEFFDVIGTDAADGGAKRQSPQEVVATALRALDRRTSKPSVVSGRLNRVMAGLGRGLSRRRAVLLMGSTTAAHQG; from the coding sequence ATGCGCGCCGTCGACTACCGCGGCCAGACCACCCTGATCACCGGTGCCAGCGCGGGCATCGGCGCCGAGTTCGCCCGCCGGCTCGCCGAGCGCGGCTCGCACGTCGTCCTGGTCGCCCGGCGCCGGGACCGACTTGAACGGCTGGCCGCCGAACTGACCGCGGCCCACGGCATCCAGGCCACGGTCATCCCGCTCGACCTGAGCCTGCCCGCCGCCGGACAGACCCTCGCCGAGGAGGTGGCACAGCGGGGCCTGACCGTGACGAGCCTCGTGAACAACGCCGGGTTCGGCACCTTCGGCCCGTTCCACACCGAGGACCCTCGACGGCTGCGGGAGGAGATCCACGTCGACATAGCGAACGTCGTCGACATCACCCGGGCGTTCATCGAGCCGCTGCGCACCGCCGGCACCGGAGTGCTCATCAACGTCGCGAGCATGGCCGCGTACTTCCCGGTTCCGAACATGGCCGTGTACGCGGCCGCCAAGGCCTTCGTACTGAACTTCACCGAGGCCCTGTGGCAGGAGTCCCTCGGCACCGGGCTGCGCGTGCTCGCGTTGTCCCCCGGTGCGACCAGCACCGAGTTCTTCGACGTCATCGGCACCGACGCGGCGGACGGCGGCGCCAAGCGCCAGTCCCCGCAGGAGGTCGTGGCGACGGCACTGCGGGCTCTGGACCGCCGCACGTCGAAGCCGAGTGTCGTCTCCGGCCGCCTCAACCGTGTGATGGCGGGCCTGGGCAGGGGCTTGAGCAGGCGACGCGCGGTGCTGCTCATGGGATCCACGACCGCCGCCCACCAGGGGTGA
- a CDS encoding TetR family transcriptional regulator — protein MNERESGPPGLRERTRRAVQAEIVTTAMRLFLERGFEATTMEQIAGEIGISRRSLFRYFGTKEDIVLGDHAAHGTVLRAALEARPASEPPWQALREALKSLVESLPYSPQEFLRITSMLHASPSLRARQLEKRQHWTELLVPDIVERLGAADPMAEVRARALVACALACSEVATETWVRSNGTADLEQVFDEAIAAVRA, from the coding sequence ATGAACGAGCGGGAGAGCGGCCCCCCGGGGCTGCGAGAGCGCACCCGGCGAGCGGTACAGGCCGAGATCGTCACCACCGCGATGCGGTTGTTCCTGGAGCGCGGGTTCGAGGCCACGACCATGGAGCAGATCGCGGGCGAGATCGGCATCTCGCGGCGTTCGCTGTTCCGCTACTTCGGCACCAAGGAGGACATCGTGCTGGGCGACCACGCCGCCCACGGCACGGTCCTGCGGGCCGCGCTGGAGGCCCGTCCGGCGAGCGAACCTCCGTGGCAGGCGCTCCGGGAGGCCCTCAAGTCGCTCGTCGAATCCCTCCCGTACTCACCCCAGGAGTTCCTCAGGATCACGAGCATGCTCCACGCGTCCCCCTCCCTCAGGGCACGCCAGTTGGAGAAGCGGCAGCACTGGACGGAGCTGCTGGTGCCGGACATCGTCGAACGCCTGGGCGCGGCGGACCCCATGGCCGAGGTACGGGCCCGCGCTCTCGTCGCCTGCGCCCTGGCCTGCTCCGAGGTCGCGACGGAAACCTGGGTCCGCAGCAACGGCACGGCCGACCTGGAACAGGTCTTCGACGAGGCGATCGCCGCGGTACGCGCATAG
- a CDS encoding ATP-binding protein, giving the protein MRRYVLTGTPGAGKTTILRGLAALGHTVVEEAATDVIARAQARGEDEPWTREWFVDEIVELQKQRQLAAPAADGVQVYDRSPLCTLALATYQGRPPSPALTAEVERVTGQAVYQRQVFFVRNLGFCEPTAARRISFRQSLEFERIHEDTYRAFGHELVEVPSGDLAGRIAAIDAVVSARRAE; this is encoded by the coding sequence ATGCGCAGATACGTGCTCACCGGCACCCCCGGGGCCGGCAAGACGACCATCCTGCGGGGCCTCGCCGCGCTCGGGCACACGGTGGTCGAGGAGGCGGCCACCGATGTGATCGCCCGGGCGCAGGCGCGCGGCGAGGACGAGCCGTGGACCCGGGAGTGGTTCGTCGACGAGATCGTGGAGCTGCAGAAACAGCGGCAGTTGGCGGCCCCGGCCGCCGACGGCGTCCAGGTGTACGACCGTTCGCCGCTGTGCACGCTCGCGCTCGCCACCTACCAGGGGCGCCCGCCGTCCCCGGCGCTGACCGCCGAGGTCGAACGGGTCACCGGCCAAGCCGTCTACCAGCGGCAGGTGTTCTTCGTCCGCAACCTGGGTTTCTGCGAGCCCACCGCCGCACGCCGCATCAGTTTCCGGCAGTCGCTGGAGTTCGAGCGGATCCACGAGGACACCTACCGCGCGTTCGGCCACGAACTCGTCGAGGTGCCCTCCGGTGACCTCGCCGGGCGGATCGCCGCGATCGACGCGGTCGTCTCCGCGCGGCGGGCGGAGTGA
- a CDS encoding phosphatase, protein MPIPGTPSRAELVEHLVRTRIAGDVATPRENNLSHYRELANGNRHYWLGLELGDRWTDEQDVLAVMAERVGVNDDPGHRYGQDTIDPDLTVDALERMAARLRKAAEGGQRVLFATGHPGGLLQVHHETARALRAAGCEIVVIPDGLQTEEGYVMQFADVAVLEHGATLWHTHSPEPMRAILRGLEGAGRPLPDLVVADHGWAGCAGQLGIDSVGYADSNDPALFLGESEGTLQVVVPLDDHVVSPRHYDPMSAYLLEQAGLSGE, encoded by the coding sequence ATGCCGATACCCGGGACCCCCAGCCGCGCCGAGCTCGTCGAGCACCTCGTCAGGACGCGTATCGCGGGCGACGTCGCCACGCCGCGCGAGAACAACCTCTCCCACTACCGCGAACTGGCCAACGGCAACCGCCACTACTGGCTCGGCCTGGAGCTCGGGGACCGCTGGACCGACGAGCAGGACGTGCTGGCCGTGATGGCGGAGCGCGTCGGGGTGAACGACGACCCGGGACACCGCTACGGCCAGGACACCATCGACCCGGACCTGACGGTCGACGCGCTGGAGCGCATGGCGGCCCGGCTGCGCAAGGCGGCGGAGGGCGGGCAGCGCGTCCTGTTCGCCACCGGGCACCCCGGCGGGCTGCTCCAGGTGCACCACGAGACCGCGCGGGCGCTGCGCGCGGCCGGCTGCGAGATCGTCGTCATCCCGGACGGCCTGCAGACGGAGGAGGGGTACGTCATGCAGTTCGCGGACGTGGCCGTCCTGGAGCACGGCGCCACCCTGTGGCACACCCACTCCCCCGAGCCGATGCGTGCCATCCTCCGGGGACTGGAGGGCGCGGGCCGCCCGCTGCCCGACCTGGTCGTCGCCGACCACGGCTGGGCGGGCTGCGCCGGCCAGCTCGGCATCGACTCCGTGGGGTACGCGGACTCCAACGACCCGGCCCTCTTCCTCGGCGAGTCCGAGGGCACCCTCCAGGTCGTGGTGCCCCTGGACGACCACGTGGTCAGCCCGCGCCACTACGACCCGATGTCGGCGTACCTGCTGGAACAGGCGGGGCTCAGCGGGGAGTAG
- a CDS encoding acyl-CoA thioesterase produces MSQPALQSLLDLLDLEQIEENIFRGQSRPAIVPRVFGGQVAAQALVAAGRTVPADRLPHSLHAYFLRIGDAGAPIVYTVERMNDGRSFTARRVVAVQHGQPIFALSASFQRYEDGLDHQAPMPAAPDPETLPTAEERLPAYGLDPAVVEKMLEARAAVDLRYVDDPPYGRYGEPREPRSQVWFRANGKLDDDPLLHVVLATYVSDMTLLDSILLAHGRGGWAVGDVVGASLDHAMWFHRPFRADEWLLYDQESPSAAAGRGLGQGRIYTQDGRLAISVIQEGVVRVPRARPKQPAEPAEPGQPGATPR; encoded by the coding sequence ATGAGTCAGCCCGCACTTCAGTCTCTCCTCGATCTGCTCGACCTGGAGCAGATCGAGGAGAACATCTTCCGCGGCCAGTCCCGGCCCGCCATCGTCCCCCGGGTCTTCGGCGGGCAGGTCGCCGCACAGGCGCTCGTCGCCGCCGGGCGCACGGTCCCCGCCGACCGGCTCCCGCACTCCCTCCACGCGTACTTCCTGCGCATCGGCGACGCCGGCGCGCCCATCGTCTACACCGTGGAGCGCATGAACGACGGCCGCTCCTTCACCGCGCGCCGCGTCGTCGCCGTCCAGCACGGCCAGCCGATCTTCGCCCTCTCCGCGTCCTTCCAGCGGTACGAGGACGGTCTCGACCACCAGGCCCCGATGCCCGCCGCGCCCGACCCGGAGACGCTCCCCACCGCCGAGGAACGCCTCCCGGCGTACGGCCTCGACCCGGCCGTGGTGGAGAAGATGCTCGAAGCACGGGCCGCCGTCGACCTGCGCTACGTCGACGACCCGCCCTACGGCCGCTACGGCGAGCCCCGCGAACCGCGCTCCCAGGTCTGGTTCCGCGCCAACGGCAAGCTCGACGACGACCCCCTCCTGCACGTCGTCCTCGCCACCTACGTCTCCGACATGACGCTCCTCGACTCCATCCTGCTCGCGCACGGGCGCGGCGGCTGGGCCGTCGGCGACGTCGTCGGGGCCTCGCTCGACCACGCCATGTGGTTCCACCGGCCCTTCCGCGCCGACGAATGGCTCCTGTACGACCAGGAGTCACCGTCGGCGGCGGCCGGCCGGGGCCTCGGCCAGGGCCGGATCTACACCCAGGACGGCCGCCTCGCGATCTCCGTGATCCAGGAGGGCGTGGTCCGCGTCCCGAGGGCGCGGCCGAAACAGCCGGCGGAACCGGCGGAGCCGGGGCAGCCCGGGGCTACTCCCCGCTGA
- a CDS encoding acyl-CoA dehydrogenase family protein, with protein sequence MRRTVFNEDHEAFRETLRAFIEAEVVPVYDEWLAAGQAPREFYYKLAELGVFGIRVDEEYGGAGIDSYKFEAVLYEETARAGITFGGSGVHVLLGLPYIKLLATDEQKKRYLPKFCSGEEMWAIAMTEPGTGSDLAGMRTTAKLSEDGTHYVLNGAKTFITGGVHADRMIVCARTAAATKEDRRHGISLFVVDTKAEGYSVGRKLDKLGLKTSDTAELAFVDVKVPVEDLLGEENKGFYYLGHNLASERWGIAYGAYAQAKAAIRFAKQYVQERVVFGQPVAAFQNTKFELAACQAEVDAAEAVVDRATEALDAGELTAAEAASAKLFTTEVAHRVIDRCLQLHGGYGFMNEYPIARLYADNRVNRIYGGTSEIMKTIIAKDMGL encoded by the coding sequence GTGCGCCGTACGGTGTTCAACGAGGATCACGAGGCGTTCCGGGAGACCCTCCGTGCCTTCATCGAGGCCGAGGTCGTGCCCGTCTACGACGAGTGGCTCGCCGCGGGCCAGGCGCCGCGCGAGTTCTACTACAAGCTCGCCGAGCTGGGTGTCTTCGGCATCCGTGTCGACGAGGAGTACGGCGGCGCCGGCATCGACTCCTACAAGTTCGAGGCCGTCCTGTACGAGGAGACCGCCCGCGCGGGCATCACCTTCGGCGGCTCCGGCGTGCACGTGCTGCTCGGCCTGCCCTACATCAAGCTGCTCGCCACCGACGAGCAGAAGAAGCGCTACCTGCCGAAGTTCTGCTCCGGCGAGGAGATGTGGGCCATCGCGATGACCGAGCCGGGCACCGGCTCCGACCTCGCCGGCATGCGCACCACCGCCAAGCTCTCCGAGGACGGCACGCACTACGTCCTCAACGGCGCCAAGACCTTCATCACCGGCGGCGTCCACGCCGACCGCATGATCGTCTGCGCCCGCACCGCCGCCGCGACCAAGGAGGACCGCCGCCACGGCATCTCCCTCTTCGTCGTGGACACCAAGGCCGAGGGCTACTCGGTCGGCCGCAAGCTCGACAAGCTCGGCCTGAAGACCTCCGACACCGCCGAGCTGGCGTTCGTCGACGTCAAGGTGCCCGTCGAGGACCTCCTCGGCGAGGAGAACAAGGGCTTCTACTACCTCGGCCACAACCTCGCCTCCGAGCGCTGGGGCATCGCCTACGGCGCGTACGCGCAGGCCAAGGCCGCCATCCGGTTCGCCAAGCAGTACGTGCAGGAGCGCGTCGTCTTCGGCCAGCCCGTCGCCGCCTTCCAGAACACCAAGTTCGAGCTGGCCGCCTGCCAGGCCGAGGTCGACGCCGCCGAGGCCGTCGTGGACCGCGCCACCGAGGCGCTGGACGCGGGCGAGCTGACCGCCGCCGAGGCCGCCTCCGCCAAGCTGTTCACCACCGAGGTCGCCCACCGCGTCATCGACCGCTGCCTCCAGCTGCACGGCGGCTACGGCTTCATGAACGAGTACCCGATCGCCCGCCTGTACGCGGACAACCGCGTCAACCGCATCTACGGCGGCACCAGCGAGATCATGAAGACGATCATCGCCAAGGACATGGGTCTGTAA